A single Carnobacterium inhibens subsp. inhibens DSM 13024 DNA region contains:
- the panD gene encoding aspartate 1-decarboxylase has protein sequence MLIEMLKGKIHRATVTQAELNYVGSITIDESLMEASGIIEYEKVQIADINNGKRFETYVIAGPRNSGMICLNGATARCSSVGDKIIIMSYGQLEINEAKKVKPYVVLVDDDNRIEKQVRYEKYGLLTEELKNL, from the coding sequence ATGTTAATTGAAATGCTAAAAGGAAAAATCCATCGTGCAACAGTTACACAAGCAGAATTAAATTATGTAGGAAGTATTACGATCGATGAATCGTTGATGGAAGCAAGTGGCATTATTGAATATGAAAAAGTTCAAATTGCTGACATTAATAATGGAAAACGATTTGAAACTTATGTTATTGCTGGACCACGTAATTCAGGTATGATTTGCTTGAATGGTGCTACTGCTCGTTGTTCTTCTGTTGGTGATAAAATCATTATTATGAGTTATGGACAATTGGAAATTAATGAAGCTAAAAAAGTAAAGCCTTATGTTGTATTAGTTGATGATGACAATCGAATTGAAAAACAAGTAAGATATGAAAAGTATGGGCTATTAACTGAAGAATTGAAGAATCTATGA
- the yqeK gene encoding bis(5'-nucleosyl)-tetraphosphatase (symmetrical) YqeK: MKERGFLTPVTENFLHAFGVGKVAFELALKNNINPETAFIAGSLHDLGGAIPTSDRISVAESFGIALTDEEYQIPMLIHAKQGAYFAQALFDIENTDILDAILYHTTCIDEASPLVKIVFLADKIHWDRNGDPPYLEGLLSALNSSLDEGCKYFLEWLWDSDLYVVHPFLKRSYSFYIQKKKFPVITRQNINAVISSEVREKYYLNEIVSQFQYAFQMGFKAYELAKNKNINADNAFLAAVLSNATNTIFDEQQSEVAKIIGIDTNGETPESLLPKLSCYFAKNEFDIVNLELLNAILHHRQKYDYGEELCQVVANAYQSLEKR, from the coding sequence ATGAAAGAACGTGGATTCTTAACACCAGTAACTGAAAATTTCTTACATGCTTTTGGAGTAGGAAAAGTGGCATTTGAACTTGCATTAAAAAATAATATTAATCCAGAGACTGCCTTTATTGCAGGCAGTCTCCATGATTTAGGTGGTGCAATCCCAACTTCTGATAGAATATCTGTAGCAGAATCTTTTGGGATAGCGTTAACTGATGAAGAATATCAGATTCCAATGCTTATTCATGCAAAACAAGGAGCTTATTTTGCACAAGCTTTATTTGACATTGAAAATACAGATATATTAGATGCGATTCTTTATCATACAACTTGTATAGATGAAGCATCTCCGCTTGTGAAAATTGTTTTCCTTGCTGATAAAATTCATTGGGATCGTAATGGTGATCCACCATATTTAGAAGGCCTCCTTAGTGCTTTAAATTCTTCTTTAGATGAAGGATGTAAATATTTTCTTGAGTGGCTTTGGGATTCTGATCTCTACGTAGTTCACCCGTTTTTGAAACGTAGTTATAGTTTTTATATTCAGAAAAAAAAATTTCCTGTTATAACTAGGCAAAATATTAATGCAGTAATAAGTTCTGAGGTAAGGGAAAAGTATTATTTAAATGAAATTGTTTCACAATTCCAGTATGCTTTCCAGATGGGGTTTAAGGCTTATGAGTTAGCAAAAAATAAAAATATAAACGCGGATAACGCATTTTTAGCAGCCGTGCTTTCTAATGCTACTAATACGATATTTGATGAACAACAGAGTGAAGTAGCAAAAATCATCGGAATTGATACGAATGGAGAAACACCGGAATCTTTACTTCCCAAGTTAAGCTGCTATTTTGCAAAAAACGAATTTGATATAGTAAACTTAGAATTGTTGAATGCAATTTTACATCATCGACAAAAATACGACTACGGAGAAGAATTATGCCAAGTGGTTGCGAACGCTTATCAATCGCTAGAAAAAAGATAA
- a CDS encoding AMP-binding protein, with amino-acid sequence MEKKLTYSTISSVLNNLRLMWELPTNLNIRRSIFKSKYTNLIMKNMDVLTRILSFAETDPHENALVDEHIQLTYSELKIAIDEVVGLIHHHKLKGKVVVLQIPRSVYFPIIVLALTKENITFIPQDVTQPKLRLQQMVELAKAQMIISLHEGKYVFTEIEQDRDVSSDAWAIYFTSGSTGIPKAVEIPRQNVENTVVWQKKSFQLNEQDRVACFTPYSFAISYIELFSTLYSGGTLYILTENLRHDLVSLENYLNENKITFMNATATIGELVIRTMNIPSLRLLTLSGQRFPNIDLKHVTYKIFNIYGNTECGATTICEIDPIKQEITLGKPVGNMNAFILGDNHQVLLDGQVGELFISGPQVAIGYFLNKEATKEVFIDFQYLGKNIRGYRTGDFASILPNGNIEYHGRRDRQYKINGVRIDLTEIEKVIRELIPNLKQSHLTINKNQICCWFTSKEIVNDEIILQKIKNLLPSVMVPSRMIQLEKFPLNSNGKTDETKLLELWEHQNKLEDNRIITSVQKENEQYLKNTWSEILNIEIKNIRHDSDFKKLGATSLQIMELGVKILQDLNKKINFVDLHLHTKLNDMANFLEQDNQFQPIYSFVMRDECMKDTPALFVIHSGNTGSDVYKPLFSDIDSPKFPIYVIEPHNLLTTGERINGVENIAAYYIQLIEDFAPEKEISTFNLMGWSYGGVIASEICYQLQNKKSSKFINELTIIDSPFYLEQSDFELAQERERNGYYRKYFNETHIFEGIGKKNITTEHLIKNNNRVFEDLFNYEVKKTLVPTVFIRSMVEEKPLTDYQIKSIFEDVSIKDVYSGHDYLFIEKETCLFIKKQLRLTSEEVKKK; translated from the coding sequence ATGGAGAAAAAACTAACCTATAGTACTATCTCAAGTGTATTAAATAATTTGAGGCTTATGTGGGAGCTACCCACAAATTTAAATATAAGGAGAAGTATATTTAAATCTAAATATACAAATTTGATTATGAAAAACATGGATGTTTTGACAAGAATTTTAAGCTTTGCAGAAACAGATCCTCATGAAAATGCTTTAGTGGATGAACATATTCAATTGACATACTCTGAGTTGAAAATTGCAATTGACGAAGTTGTTGGATTAATACATCACCATAAATTAAAAGGGAAAGTTGTTGTTTTGCAAATTCCTCGAAGTGTTTATTTTCCAATTATTGTACTTGCATTAACTAAAGAGAATATCACATTCATACCTCAAGACGTTACACAACCGAAACTTAGATTGCAACAAATGGTAGAGTTGGCAAAAGCTCAAATGATAATCTCATTACATGAGGGAAAATACGTATTTACAGAAATTGAGCAGGATAGAGATGTTTCCTCAGATGCATGGGCCATTTATTTTACTTCCGGTTCAACTGGGATACCAAAAGCTGTCGAAATACCTCGACAAAATGTAGAGAATACGGTTGTATGGCAGAAAAAATCTTTTCAACTAAATGAGCAGGATCGTGTTGCATGTTTCACCCCCTATTCATTTGCAATCAGCTATATTGAACTTTTCTCTACACTATACTCCGGAGGAACTTTGTATATTCTTACTGAAAATTTACGTCACGATTTGGTTTCATTGGAAAACTATCTAAATGAAAATAAAATAACATTTATGAATGCAACTGCTACAATTGGTGAACTTGTGATTCGGACAATGAATATTCCTAGTCTACGTCTCTTAACTTTATCTGGACAACGATTTCCAAATATTGATCTAAAGCACGTAACTTATAAGATTTTCAATATCTATGGAAATACAGAGTGTGGAGCTACAACTATCTGTGAAATTGATCCAATAAAACAAGAAATTACCTTAGGAAAACCAGTAGGAAATATGAATGCCTTTATTTTGGGTGATAACCACCAAGTTCTTTTGGACGGACAAGTTGGTGAATTATTTATTTCTGGTCCACAAGTTGCAATTGGATATTTTTTAAACAAAGAAGCAACAAAGGAAGTATTTATTGACTTTCAATATTTAGGAAAGAATATACGAGGATACCGTACGGGAGATTTTGCATCTATATTACCGAATGGTAATATAGAATATCATGGAAGACGTGACCGCCAATATAAAATTAATGGTGTACGTATCGATTTGACAGAAATAGAAAAAGTTATTCGCGAGCTTATTCCAAATCTAAAACAGAGTCATTTAACGATTAATAAAAATCAAATTTGTTGTTGGTTCACTAGTAAAGAAATAGTTAATGATGAAATTATTCTACAAAAAATAAAAAATCTTTTACCATCGGTTATGGTTCCATCTCGGATGATACAACTAGAAAAATTTCCATTGAATAGTAATGGTAAAACAGATGAAACAAAATTACTTGAATTATGGGAACATCAAAATAAGTTAGAAGATAATCGTATAATCACTAGTGTACAAAAAGAAAATGAACAATATCTAAAAAATACTTGGAGTGAAATTTTAAATATTGAAATAAAAAATATAAGACATGATAGTGATTTTAAGAAACTTGGTGCAACTTCTCTTCAAATAATGGAACTAGGTGTGAAAATATTACAAGATTTGAATAAAAAAATAAATTTTGTTGATTTACATTTACACACGAAGCTTAATGATATGGCAAACTTCTTAGAGCAAGACAATCAATTTCAACCAATTTATAGTTTTGTTATGAGAGATGAATGCATGAAAGATACTCCTGCACTTTTTGTGATTCATTCTGGAAATACTGGAAGTGATGTATATAAGCCATTATTTAGTGATATAGACTCACCAAAATTTCCAATATATGTTATTGAGCCACATAATCTTCTTACTACTGGTGAAAGAATTAATGGAGTTGAAAATATAGCAGCGTATTACATACAGCTTATTGAAGATTTTGCTCCCGAAAAAGAAATTTCAACATTTAATCTTATGGGTTGGAGTTATGGTGGTGTGATAGCAAGTGAGATTTGTTATCAATTACAAAATAAGAAAAGTAGTAAATTCATTAATGAGTTAACTATTATTGATTCGCCTTTCTATTTGGAACAGTCTGATTTTGAGTTAGCTCAAGAAAGAGAAAGAAATGGATATTATAGAAAATACTTCAATGAAACTCATATTTTTGAAGGAATTGGTAAAAAAAATATTACCACTGAACATTTGATTAAAAATAACAATAGAGTCTTTGAAGATTTATTTAATTATGAAGTTAAAAAAACTTTGGTACCTACTGTTTTTATTCGAAGTATGGTTGAAGAAAAACCTTTGACTGATTATCAAATCAAATCTATCTTTGAGGATGTTTCAATTAAAGATGTATATTCAGGACATGATTATTTATTTATAGAAAAAGAGACGTGTTTATTCATAAAAAAACAGCTTCGTCTTACATCTGAAGAAGTTAAAAAAAAATGA
- a CDS encoding 4'-phosphopantetheinyl transferase family protein gives MKKVMIHFSNDMLYQPVLEFVQKFAPLRYKYAIQFHQKKDRYNVAMAYILLCMEKGHPVGEIFQGENGKPFISDSIESDYFSITHTNNLVAIVTSNQNVGIDSESCFQIDQEIIDIVCSSSEQCQIMLKPFLRTIFWTVKESLSKLLNEDWYSAPYTDLFYINDEIFDRRNPAINFEYYQLRENFICIASELSTDSEIQLVKDSDIMAFIMSI, from the coding sequence ATGAAGAAAGTTATGATTCATTTTTCAAATGACATGTTATATCAACCGGTCTTAGAGTTTGTTCAAAAATTTGCTCCACTTCGATATAAATATGCAATACAATTTCATCAGAAAAAAGATCGGTATAATGTGGCAATGGCCTATATTTTGCTTTGTATGGAAAAGGGTCATCCCGTTGGTGAAATATTTCAGGGGGAAAATGGAAAACCTTTTATTTCTGATTCTATTGAATCTGACTATTTTTCTATTACTCATACAAATAATTTAGTTGCTATTGTAACTTCAAATCAGAATGTTGGGATTGATAGCGAGTCTTGTTTTCAAATTGACCAAGAAATTATAGATATAGTGTGCTCGTCGAGTGAACAATGTCAGATTATGTTAAAACCATTTTTAAGAACTATATTTTGGACAGTAAAAGAATCCTTAAGTAAATTGTTAAATGAGGATTGGTATTCTGCTCCCTATACAGATTTGTTCTATATTAATGATGAAATCTTTGATAGAAGGAACCCTGCCATCAATTTTGAATATTATCAACTTAGGGAAAATTTTATATGTATTGCTAGTGAACTCTCTACAGATAGTGAAATACAACTTGTTAAAGACAGCGATATTATGGCTTTTATTATGAGTATTTAG
- a CDS encoding DUF956 family protein: MVESINKKVDLVIDATAFTGLTDYGKIMIGDQGFEFFNSRDPRKFIQIPWEEVESVIASVMFRGKWIPRYAIKTKKSGTFTFSSKKPKEVLRAIREYVDPQYMVKSLSFFEVMKRAFKSVGKKKK, translated from the coding sequence ATGGTTGAATCAATTAATAAAAAGGTAGACTTGGTAATAGATGCCACCGCTTTTACAGGATTGACGGATTACGGAAAAATTATGATTGGCGATCAAGGTTTTGAATTTTTTAATTCCCGTGACCCACGTAAATTCATTCAAATTCCTTGGGAAGAAGTAGAAAGTGTAATTGCTTCAGTAATGTTTAGAGGAAAATGGATTCCACGGTATGCGATTAAAACGAAAAAATCAGGAACTTTTACCTTTTCTTCTAAGAAACCTAAGGAAGTTCTCAGAGCTATACGAGAATATGTTGATCCACAATATATGGTAAAGTCTTTAAGTTTTTTTGAGGTTATGAAACGTGCGTTTAAATCAGTGGGTAAAAAGAAAAAGTAA
- a CDS encoding MFS transporter, with the protein MNVSEGSKAKLDIVSVTLSTLGFGLVLFGFSSAGNRVWGDTLVLASIIIGVISLVLFSVRQLRSRDPFLNLRVFKNKIFTMTSFINIIVTMMLYADMILLPMYLQTVRGFSAFDSGLLLLPGALINAILSPVVGKLYDRYGAKPLFIIGLLFVIPSMWVVTSLTASTTFTFLMIRTIFLRIGLSFITMPLNTAGLNVLQKDLINHGTAVNNTVRQIAGAIGTAVVITIYSSKATLYAGNLAAQGITENIKSLTSIFAASKAYYFMTILAVLALFLTFLTPLKKPTPVIEQIEDLEY; encoded by the coding sequence GTGAATGTATCGGAAGGATCAAAAGCAAAATTAGATATCGTCAGTGTCACTCTTTCAACACTTGGATTTGGTCTAGTATTATTCGGATTTAGCAGTGCAGGTAATCGTGTTTGGGGTGATACACTAGTTTTAGCCTCTATTATCATAGGAGTTATATCATTAGTGTTATTTTCAGTACGTCAATTACGTTCAAGAGATCCATTCTTAAATCTACGTGTTTTTAAAAATAAAATCTTTACGATGACATCTTTCATCAACATTATTGTAACTATGATGTTATATGCAGATATGATTTTATTGCCAATGTATTTACAAACCGTACGCGGTTTTTCTGCGTTTGATTCAGGGTTATTATTGCTGCCTGGAGCCCTTATTAATGCCATTTTGTCTCCAGTTGTCGGAAAATTATATGACCGATATGGTGCGAAGCCATTATTCATTATTGGATTGCTTTTTGTTATTCCTTCAATGTGGGTCGTTACTAGTTTAACAGCTTCAACAACCTTTACATTCTTGATGATTCGTACGATTTTCTTACGTATTGGTTTAAGTTTTATTACAATGCCACTGAACACGGCAGGGTTAAATGTTTTACAAAAAGATCTTATTAATCATGGTACGGCTGTTAACAACACCGTTCGTCAAATTGCAGGAGCGATTGGTACAGCTGTTGTAATAACGATTTACTCTTCAAAAGCAACCCTTTACGCAGGTAATTTAGCAGCACAAGGTATAACAGAAAACATCAAGTCTTTAACATCCATTTTTGCTGCAAGTAAAGCCTACTACTTTATGACGATTTTAGCAGTTCTTGCATTGTTTCTTACTTTCTTGACACCATTGAAGAAACCTACTCCAGTCATTGAACAAATAGAAGACTTAGAGTATTAG
- a CDS encoding TetR/AcrR family transcriptional regulator, with product MSAKKEDPRAVRSKRILKESLIALLVESQDIQQLTVKKVTEKAELNRATFYLHYLDMHDLLKQVVYDIFDDLSDQLSLILSLEKMAVDEQLLIFLDYFYQHRKYLSVLFEEQGFQKKLHNFIIELVQVRRGMQKMTTKDVIISEDIIAASILGILMWWIRDGKHHSSEYIAEQLSVLMTKR from the coding sequence ATGTCTGCTAAAAAAGAGGATCCGCGTGCTGTTCGCTCCAAACGTATTTTGAAAGAGTCATTGATAGCGCTATTAGTAGAATCGCAAGATATACAACAGTTAACCGTTAAAAAAGTAACAGAAAAAGCAGAATTGAATCGTGCTACATTCTATTTACATTATCTAGATATGCATGATTTATTGAAACAAGTCGTATATGATATTTTTGACGATTTGTCTGATCAATTGTCTTTAATCTTGTCTTTAGAAAAAATGGCTGTAGATGAACAGCTGCTTATCTTTTTGGATTACTTTTATCAACATCGAAAGTATTTATCCGTGCTTTTTGAGGAACAGGGTTTTCAAAAGAAGCTCCATAATTTTATTATAGAATTAGTGCAAGTGAGGCGTGGTATGCAAAAAATGACAACAAAAGATGTGATCATTTCAGAAGATATCATCGCGGCTTCGATCCTAGGTATATTAATGTGGTGGATACGTGATGGCAAACATCACAGCTCTGAATATATCGCAGAGCAACTGTCAGTATTGATGACGAAGAGATGA